A region from the Drosophila ananassae strain 14024-0371.13 chromosome 2L, ASM1763931v2, whole genome shotgun sequence genome encodes:
- the LOC6500970 gene encoding T-complex protein 1 subunit eta, with translation MQPQIVLLKEGTDTSQGKPQLVSNINACQSIVDAVRTTLGPRGMDKLIVDSQGKATISNDGATIMKLLEIVHPAAKTLVDIAKSQDAEVGDGTTSVVLLAGEFLKQVKPFVEEGVHPRVIIKAIRKALQLCMEKINEMAVQIEKQSKEEQRALLEKCAATAMSSKLIHQQKDFFSKIVVDAVLSLDELLPLNMIGIKKVTGGSLEESQLISGVAFKKTFAYAGFEMAPKSYDKCKIALLNIELELKAERDNAEIRVDNVKEYQKVVDAEWQILYNKLAKIHESGANVVLSKLPIGDVATQYFADRDIFCAGRVPEEDLKRTMKACGGAVMTTANDINASVLGLCEHFEERQVGGERFNLFQGCPNAKTSTLILRGGAEQFLEETERSLHDAIMIVRRTIKHDSVVAGGGAIEMELSKLLRDYSRTIAGKEQLLIAAIAKGLEVIPRQLCDNAGFDATNILNKLRQKHAQGGQWFGVDITKEDISDNFEQCVWEPSIIKINALTAAAEAACMVLSVDETIKSPKAGEPPMAGGGPMGMGRGMGRPM, from the exons ATG CAACCGCAAATCGTGCTCCTCAAGGAAGGCACCGATACGTCCCAGGGCAAGCCGCAACTGGTGTCGAACATCAATGCCTGCCAGTCGATCGTGGACGCGGTTCGGACCACCTTGGGCCCCCGCGGCATGGATAAGCTCATTGTGGACTCGCAAGGCAAGGCCACGATCTCTAACGATGGTGCCACTATCATGAAGCTGTTGGAGATTGTGCATCCAGCTGCCAAAACGCTGGTGGATATTGCCAAGTCACAAGATGCCGAG GTTGGTGATGGAACCACTAGCGTGGTCCTGCTGGCCGGAGAATTCCTTAAGCAGGTCAAGCCCTTCGTGGAGGAGGGTGTTCATCCTCGCGTCATAATCAAAGCCATTCGCAAGGCTCTGCAGCTCTGCATGGAGAAaatcaacgagatggctgtgCAGATTGAAAAGCAATCCAAGGAGGAGCAACGCGCTCTGCTGGAGAAGTGCGCCGCCACCGCGATGTCTTCCAAGCTGATCCATCAGCAGAAGGACTTCTTCTCAAAGATCGTTGTGGATGCTGTTCTGTCCCTGGACGAACTGTTGCCGCTTAACATGATTGGCATCAAGAAAGTGACTGGCGGATCCCTTGAGGAATCCCAGTTGATTTCAGGTGTGGCTTTTAAGAAGACCTTCGCCTACGCCGGTTTTGAGATGGCACCCAAGTCGTACGACAAGTGCAAGATCGCCCTCCTTAACATTGAGCTTGAGTTGAAGGCAGAGCGTGACAACGCCGAAATCCGCGTGGACAACGTTAAGGAGTACCAGAAGGTGGTCGACGCCGAGTGGCAGATCCTGTACAACAAGCTGGCCAAGATTCACGAGTCTGGCGCCAACGTGGTACTCTCCAAGCTGCCCATCGGCGATGTGGCCACACAGTATTTCGCCGACCGTGATATTTTCTGTGCGGGCCGTGTTCCTGAGGAGGATCTCAAGCGTACAATGAAGGCATGCGGCGGCGCCGTCATGACCACCGCCAACGACATCAACGCCAGTGTGCTCGGCCTTTGCGAGCATTTCGAGGAGCGCCAGGTGGGCGGAGAGCGCTTCAACCTGTTCCAAG gATGCCCCAATGCCAAGACTAGCACTCTGATCCTGCGTGGTGGCGCCGAGCAGTTCCTGGAGGAGACAGAGCGTTCCCTGCACGACGCTATCATGATCGTCCGTCGCACCATCAAGCACGATTCCGTCGTTGCTGGAGGCGGTGCTATTGAAATGGAGCTGTCGAAACTGTTGCGCGACTACTCGCGCACCATCGCTGGCAAGGAGCAGCTGCTGATTGCCGCCATCGCCAAGGGCTTGGAGGTTATTCCTCGCCAGCTGTGCGACAACGCCGGCTTTGATGCCACCAACATTCTCAACAAGCTACGCCAAAAGCATGCCCAGG gTGGTCAATGGTTTGGTGTGGACATAACCAAGGAAGACATTTCCGACAACTTCGAGCAGTGCGTGTGGGAACCATCGATTATTAAGATCAATGCCTTAACAGCTGCCGCCGAGGCAGCCTGCATGGTGCTGTCCGTGGACGAGACAATAAAGAGCCCGAAGGCCGGAGAACCTCCTATGGCTGGCGGTGGGCCCATGGGAATGGGCCGCGGCATGGGCAGGCCCATGTAA
- the LOC6499623 gene encoding uncharacterized protein LOC6499623: MSSSGRKRKQQLKPRQDDHRSPVKRRSVDIKKEPLDSYPALADYDLSTADVKPDLTELQLQLATEPRTSVNPNLSELNRQESDSDEDGYSELNYQSSDVFCQDEPDEFDPEWTSQQATTRLLFKFHTPLQQTGLKGTKRFQCPQQYFNLLLGNRYKFFAALAQAINLRGGTAPTTPEEVETFVGLSLLMSDLKLKDLADYWKNNTYFGFVGFSEKMTEDRYRKLLQWLSFDCLPTDKGKEKDSIPLLTFINESMDELYVCGQQLVLNDPVVLWKGTFNYLEDLPCRFRCNSLVLHMLTEQSGLVVKLLPEIVRREDSAAWVRNSRQLVQHRIGVSLKLMGDPQSGRTVYASKFYGSYGLAHELAKRETYCTGLLDRNRYGNSKALVHQQLQPNRIVTSYASPLMMGKWRRREKSLYFFSSDCLAIYAKEMSMQKTNARPKLIQELEWQLKAGNQSRQQLIQYQPGSQELPADKRLDIFLINILVYNAHLLYMANAQNARGGRLKTYAEFRMAIIKSLLREEQVAEPVAISPRKLEEPVEKEKAKENKAVPSTSNRHEAVLIEHNGKPAKKNCRNCHKGGMLQFSKFMCNSCPDKPGLCQEPCFRLWHDQLKK; encoded by the exons aTGTCTAGCTCTGGGAGAAAGCGTAAGCAACAGTTGAAACCTCGACAGGACGACCACCGATCGCCGGTGAAGCGGCGAAGCGTCGACATCAAAAAGGAGCCCTTGGACTCGTACCCGGCACTGGCGGACTACGACCTGAGCACGGCGGACGTCAAGCCGGACCTCACGGAGTTGCAGCTCCAGCTGGCAACAGAGCCGCGTACGTCCGTCAATCCCAATCTTAGCGAATTGAACCGCCAGGAGAGCGACTCGGACGAAGACGGCTACTCGGAACTAAACTACCAATCATCGGATGTCTTTTGCCAGG ATGAGCCGGATGAGTTCGACCCTGAGTGGACTTCCCAGCAGGCGACCACAAGGCTGCTCTTCAAGTTCCATACGCCGTTGCAACAAACTGGCCTGAAGGGCACAAAACGCTTTCAATGCCCGCAGCAATATTTTAACCTGCTGTTGGGCAACCGCTACAAGTTCTTTGCCGCCCTGGCTCAGGCTATCAACCTTCGTGGCGGGACGGCACCCACCACTCCCGAAGAAGTGGAAACCTTTGTGGGCCTTTCTCTTCTGATGAGCGATTTGAAGCTCAAAGATCTGGCGGACTACTGGAAAAATAACACGTATTTCGGCTTTGTTGGTTTCTCGGAGAAGATGACCGAAGACCGGTATCGGAAGTTGCTGCAGTGGCTTAGCTTTGATTGTTTGCCCACCGATAAAGGCAAGGAAAAAGACAGTATTCCCCTCCTGACCTTTATAAACGAGAGCATGGACGAACTGTACGTCTGTGGACAGCAGTTGGTGCTGAACGACCCAGTGGTACTTTGGAAGGGAACATTCAACTACCTGGAAGATCTGCCCTGCCGGTTTCGCTGCAACTCCCTGGTTCTCCACATGCTGACGGAGCAAAGTGGCCTGGTAGTGAAGCTCTTGCCAGAAATAGTGCGTCGCGAAGACTCAGCTGCCTGGGTGCGGAATTCCCGGCAACTGGTCCAGCACAGGATCGGAGTGTCTCTGAAGTTAATGGGCGATCCCCAAAGCGGACGAACTGTGTATGCATCGAAGTTCTATGGCAGCTATGGTTTGGCCCACGAGTTGGCCAAGCGAGAGACCTACTGCACTGGGCTGCTGGACAGGAACCGGTACGGCAACAGCAAGGCCCTGGTGCACCAACAACTGCAACCGAATCGAATCGTCACTAGCTACGCTTCTCCTCTGATGATGGGGAAATGGCGGCGGAGGGAAAAGAGCCTTTACTTCTTCAGTTCCGACTGTTTGGCAATATATGCCAAGGAAATGTCTATGCAGAAGACCAACGCAAGGCCGAAGCTGATCCAGGAGCTGGAGTGGCAGTTGAAGGCGGGCAACCAGAGTCGACAGCAACTAATCCAATACCAGCCGGGCTCCCAAGAACTTCCCGCCGACAAAAGGCTGGACATCTTTCTTATCAACATCCTGGTCTACAATGCGCACCTGCTATACATGGCCAATGCCCAAAACGCCAGGGGAGGACGCCTCAAGACCTATGCGGAGTTCCGTATGGCCATAATCAAATCGCTGCTGCGGGAGGAGCAAGTAGCAGAGCCCGTCGCCATCAGCCCCCGAAAACTCGAGGAACCAGTGGAGAAAGAGAAAGCTAAGGAAAATAAGGCAGTACCGTCCACGAGCAATCGCCACGAAGCCGTACTCATTGAGCATAATGGGAAGCCGGCGAAGAAAAACTGCCGCAATTGCCACAAAGGCGGGATGCTGCAGTTCAGCAAGTTTATGTGCAACTCTTGTCCGGACAAACCTGGTCTCTGCCAAGAACCCTGCTTCCGTCTCTGGCATGACCAACTCAAGAAGTGA
- the LOC6500971 gene encoding uncharacterized protein LOC6500971 — MGNHKVLRTAGCNLRYSMYEFIEAVHKHSIIWERRHPNFHNRELRDLAWQQIGQELCNNFEGASEPEKQEIVRTLLKRWKNTRDSYLRVNRLRQSGEEVARASYIYEKELSFLLGVKAETDDDDEPLKEEPKVSPVKRRRLAASQRAPLKRRCSSGQESDQEPSPQPENMELLLEDIPPITAENGTPQSDPNVNIHATPAYASTSTASSDPDQAFFDSIKPHMQRMCADRKLDFQIEVLKILRNFKPN; from the exons ATGGGAAATCACAAGGTTCTGAGAACCGCAGGATGCAATCTTCGATACTCCATGTACGAGTTCATCGAGGCGGTTCACAAACATTCCATAATCTGGGAGCGACGACACCCGAACTTCCACAACCGGGAACTCAGGGATCTAGCCTGGCAGCAAATCGGCCAGGAGCTGTGCAATAATTTCGAGGGGGCCAGCGAGCCAGAAAAGCAAGAAATTG TTAGAACCCTGCTGAAACGATGGAAAAACACACGGGATAGCTACTTGCGTGTAAACCGACTCCGTCAAAGTGGTGAAGAAGTGGCCAGAGCTTCATACATCTACGAGAAAGAGCTTAGCTTTCTGTTGGGCGTTAAAGCAGAGACTGATGACGACGACGAACCTCTGAAGGAGGAGCCCAAAGTCAGCCCTGTCAAGCGAAGACGCCTAGCAGCAAGTCAAAGAGCACCCCTAAAGCGGCGATGTTCTTCTGGGCAGGAATCCGACCAAGAGCCTTCCCCGCAGCCCGAAAACATGGAATTGCTCTTGGAAGACATACCGCCTATCACCGCTGAAAACGGGACGCCACAGAGCGACCCTAATGTCAATATACACGCCACTCCCGCCTACGCATCCACTTCCACTGCCTCCTCTGATCCCGATCAGGCCTTCTTTGACAGCATCAAGCCTCACATGCAGAGGATGTGTGCCGACCGCAAGCTCGACTTCCAAATCGAAGTGCTCAAGATACTTCGTAACTTTAAGCCCAATTAA
- the LOC6499622 gene encoding uncharacterized protein LOC6499622, translating into MSFCIAAVTASALIILSTFSLVQSNVTFHFSLDFNDKQPPNSSEVIDKTILVEDNEITMVDSEATTASPIGQWSNEDQFNDFTLKNVLETRSLVQQLNAELSPLAGRSNYLARTLKLSLRYVNAVDASLENLTNFGQLVELLRKFVSLIDILRDPSNFGGARSLEYVLFKLVLEKYDIPNKRQEIGELLERAEQAWQRYQNSQVVILDNST; encoded by the exons ATGTCTTTTTGCATCGCAGCAGTCACAGCCAGTGCTCTTATAATCCTGAGCACCTTCTCCCTAGTCCAG AGCAACGTGACCTTCCACTTCTCCCTGGATTTCAATGACAAACAGCCTCCCAACTCGAGTGAGGTGATCGATAAGACCATTCTGGTGGAGGACAATGAGATCACAATGGTGGACAGTGAAGCTACAACTGCCTCACCAATTGGACAGTGGTCGAATGAGGACCAATTCAACGACTTCACGCTGAAAAATGTTCTTGAAACTAGGAGTCTTGTCCAGCAACTAAATGCAGAACTCTCCCCGTTGGCTGGCAGAAGCAATTACTTGGCCAGGACACTGAAGCTGAGCCTGCGATACGTCAATGCCGTGGATGCCAGTCTCGAAAATCTGACCAACTTTGGGCAGCTAGTGGAGCTGCTCAGAAAGTTTGTCAGCCTAATAGACATTCTGCGCGATCCCTCTAATTTTGGTGGTGCTCGCAGTTTGGAGTACGTACTCTTTAAACTGGTGCTGGAGAAGTACGATATCCCTAACAAACGGCAGGAAATTGGAGAGTTACTGGAAAGGGCGGAGCAAGCGTGGCAGAGGTACCAAAACTCACAGGTGGTTATCTTGGACAACTCAACCTGA